From Schaalia sp. ZJ405, one genomic window encodes:
- a CDS encoding ABC transporter substrate-binding protein, whose amino-acid sequence MRRSLRSLAVAATATAAIFALGACSGSTGSSAESDSSSDATQSSASGALDTVKPGKLTFATSEPSYSPWVENDDPASGEGFEAAVAYAVAEELGYSKDDVEWVRATFDSSVAPGAKDWDLNLQQFSITEERKNAVDFSSPYYTTSQALVTVKGSKAADAKSIADLKDVLIGVQSGTTSQQFVSKNLTDLAHDPLIFNSSDDTVLAMQTGKVDAIVVDVPTAFYMTGSGQIDNGTIVGQFEDSTDGDNYGIVLPKGSKLTAAVTKAVDALRDNGTLAELQNKWLSETVDVPVLK is encoded by the coding sequence ATGCGCCGCTCACTTCGTTCACTCGCCGTTGCCGCAACGGCAACCGCCGCCATTTTTGCTCTTGGTGCCTGCTCGGGTTCAACAGGTTCCTCCGCTGAGTCTGATTCATCGTCGGATGCCACGCAGTCATCTGCTTCGGGGGCCCTCGACACCGTCAAGCCCGGCAAGCTGACCTTTGCCACGTCGGAGCCCTCGTACTCTCCGTGGGTTGAGAACGACGATCCCGCTTCCGGCGAAGGTTTCGAGGCGGCCGTTGCCTACGCCGTTGCCGAGGAGCTGGGCTACTCCAAGGATGATGTCGAATGGGTTCGCGCAACCTTTGATTCCTCTGTGGCTCCAGGCGCCAAGGACTGGGATCTCAACCTCCAGCAGTTCTCTATCACCGAGGAACGCAAGAACGCCGTCGATTTCTCCAGCCCGTACTACACGACATCGCAGGCACTGGTCACGGTCAAGGGCTCGAAGGCAGCCGACGCGAAGTCCATCGCCGATCTCAAGGACGTCCTCATCGGTGTCCAGTCGGGCACAACCTCACAGCAGTTTGTGTCCAAGAATCTCACGGACCTCGCCCATGATCCGCTGATCTTCAACTCGTCGGACGACACGGTTCTTGCGATGCAGACCGGCAAGGTCGACGCGATCGTTGTAGATGTTCCCACCGCGTTCTACATGACCGGTTCCGGCCAGATTGACAACGGCACGATTGTCGGCCAGTTCGAGGACTCCACTGACGGCGACAACTACGGCATTGTTCTGCCCAAGGGCTCGAAGCTTACTGCCGCCGTGACGAAGGCCGTGGATGCGCTGCGCGACAACGGCACCCTCGCTGAGCTGCAAAACAAGTGGCTGTCCGAGACCGTTGACGTCCCGGTCCTGAAGTAA
- a CDS encoding amino acid ABC transporter permease: MSENPLAELPVSDVELHRQAVRRRRALKSIAISVVSTVVFAVVMWLVVTHSPGWEATQKTFFSGEHFVASFPKVLEGLWLNIRILLVAVIGVAIFATILAAARTLGGPVFFPIRFLAAAYTDIFRGVPFLVVLYLIGFGIPALNPTTRIPVAVLGTAALVLTYSSYVAEVLRAGLESVHPSQRYAARSLGLTHGQTLRHIIVPQAIRKVTPALMNDFISMQKDVGLISVLGAVDAIRSAQIYQAQTYNFTSYVVAGVLFVVMSFPFIRLSDWYTARLRKREQMGGTV; the protein is encoded by the coding sequence ATGAGCGAAAACCCCCTCGCGGAGCTGCCTGTCTCCGACGTTGAACTCCACCGGCAGGCCGTTCGCCGCCGGCGTGCCCTCAAGTCGATCGCCATCTCCGTTGTTTCAACCGTGGTCTTCGCGGTCGTCATGTGGCTGGTCGTCACCCATTCCCCCGGCTGGGAAGCCACGCAGAAGACCTTTTTCTCAGGGGAGCATTTCGTTGCCTCGTTCCCCAAGGTCCTCGAAGGCCTCTGGCTCAACATCCGCATCCTCCTCGTTGCCGTTATCGGTGTCGCAATTTTCGCGACGATCCTTGCCGCTGCCCGGACTCTCGGTGGGCCCGTGTTCTTCCCGATCCGTTTCCTCGCGGCCGCATACACGGATATTTTCCGAGGAGTTCCTTTCCTCGTTGTCCTCTACCTCATCGGCTTTGGAATCCCCGCACTCAACCCGACGACGCGCATTCCCGTCGCTGTTCTTGGAACCGCCGCTCTGGTCCTGACCTACTCCTCATATGTCGCCGAGGTGCTACGCGCCGGCCTTGAGTCCGTTCATCCCTCCCAGCGCTACGCCGCACGTTCCCTCGGGCTAACACACGGCCAAACGCTGCGTCACATTATCGTTCCGCAGGCGATCCGCAAGGTCACGCCGGCGCTGATGAATGACTTTATTTCGATGCAGAAAGACGTTGGCCTCATCTCGGTTCTCGGTGCGGTTGACGCGATTCGTTCCGCACAGATTTACCAGGCACAGACATACAACTTCACCTCCTACGTGGTTGCCGGTGTCCTCTTCGTTGTCATGTCTTTCCCCTTCATTCGACTGTCCGACTGGTACACCGCACGCCTACGTAAGCGCGAACAAATGGGAGGCACCGTCTGA
- a CDS encoding peptidylprolyl isomerase → MKATIHTSMGDIHVDLFPDHAPHTVRNFATLAKGEREWTDPATGQATSRPLFNGTIFHRVISGFMIQGGDPLGTGTGGPGYQFNDEIHPEKTFDKPYLLAMANAGKRMGRGTNGSQFFITVAPTPWLFGKHTIFGEVSDQASRDVVDAIATTATGANDRPVTDVVIESVDIED, encoded by the coding sequence ATGAAAGCAACGATCCACACCTCAATGGGTGATATCCACGTCGATCTTTTCCCCGACCACGCGCCGCACACAGTGCGCAACTTCGCCACCCTGGCCAAGGGTGAACGCGAATGGACAGACCCGGCGACAGGCCAGGCAACATCGCGCCCGCTCTTTAACGGGACGATCTTCCACCGCGTGATTTCCGGGTTCATGATCCAGGGCGGCGATCCGCTGGGCACCGGAACTGGCGGCCCCGGCTACCAGTTCAACGACGAGATCCACCCCGAAAAGACCTTCGACAAGCCCTATCTCCTGGCGATGGCGAACGCCGGTAAGCGCATGGGTCGTGGAACGAATGGTTCTCAGTTCTTCATTACGGTGGCTCCGACGCCGTGGCTCTTCGGTAAGCACACAATTTTCGGTGAGGTCTCAGATCAGGCATCCCGCGATGTCGTTGACGCAATAGCGACCACGGCGACGGGTGCGAACGATCGCCCGGTCACGGACGTTGTCATCGAGTCCGTGGATATCGAGGACTGA
- a CDS encoding DUF523 domain-containing protein yields MSSPSAPNQSDAPILVSACLAGIPCRYDGAAKPDPAIIAAVDQGRAIARCAERSGGLPTPRPPAEIVGGSADDVVRGRARVLTADGTDVSLEFVAGAQAVADEAVSAGVTTAILQARSPSCGCGTVYDGTHSGVQVSGDGVLTAILKSRGIDVIAHD; encoded by the coding sequence ATGTCTTCCCCTTCCGCTCCCAACCAGTCGGATGCTCCGATCCTTGTCAGCGCGTGCCTCGCGGGGATTCCGTGCCGCTACGACGGTGCGGCCAAGCCCGACCCAGCGATCATTGCCGCCGTTGACCAGGGCCGTGCGATCGCCCGGTGCGCTGAACGTTCCGGGGGTCTCCCCACGCCCAGACCTCCAGCGGAAATCGTCGGAGGAAGTGCAGATGATGTGGTACGAGGACGAGCTCGCGTTCTCACCGCAGACGGCACCGACGTGTCCTTAGAGTTCGTTGCCGGAGCGCAGGCCGTTGCCGACGAAGCCGTATCTGCCGGTGTCACCACCGCGATTCTTCAGGCACGCAGTCCCTCGTGCGGCTGTGGAACGGTGTATGACGGCACTCATTCGGGCGTGCAGGTGAGCGGAGACGGTGTGCTGACAGCAATTCTCAAGTCCCGAGGCATTGACGTCATCGCCCACGACTGA
- a CDS encoding amidohydrolase family protein, producing MTPSDDRVTVWSAGMVIPITAPSMMDGAVAVRHGRIEHVGARDWVLQTLRDRGLTFQERHFDGVLMPGLVNAHTHLQYTGMSEVGSRQYSGFQQWVDAFDAVYDRGPMDWGRHAGEGAAQLIRFGTTSAADVVTDPQASSALHDAGLHGVAYWEVMGWSNEDWSERGPRTVETALDAMPSSPAIGLSPHAPYSLDTNPLLDLPDLARRRGLRLHIHLGESHSEAEWSESRTATLADLWRSGDSPSFTAMRARGGGFSATQFVDQLGVLGPDCHVAHGVYMTADDRRRLRARATAVALCPRSNRVIGLDSPPVAAYLTEGNLIAVGTDSLSSSPSLDVLEDVRTLFDLARNQGYRSSDLGRRLLQAATLGGATAMGLSTGPDRVGQLQAGAIADMTVIDVPVSDIVGTIDDVARHGAGRQVETVISGEVRWSSSSGDASSVAPETHPTCDD from the coding sequence ATGACACCCTCGGATGATCGCGTCACCGTCTGGTCAGCGGGAATGGTCATTCCAATCACTGCTCCGTCAATGATGGATGGGGCGGTTGCTGTCCGTCACGGCCGCATCGAGCACGTGGGGGCGCGCGACTGGGTTCTTCAGACATTGCGTGATCGGGGGCTGACATTCCAGGAGCGCCACTTTGACGGTGTTCTCATGCCCGGCCTCGTCAATGCTCACACGCACCTGCAATACACGGGAATGTCGGAAGTGGGGTCGCGCCAGTATTCCGGGTTCCAGCAGTGGGTTGACGCTTTCGATGCGGTCTACGACAGAGGGCCTATGGATTGGGGGCGTCACGCGGGCGAGGGAGCGGCGCAGCTCATCCGTTTCGGAACGACCTCGGCGGCGGATGTCGTCACAGATCCGCAGGCCTCGTCAGCTCTTCACGACGCAGGTCTTCATGGCGTGGCCTACTGGGAAGTCATGGGATGGTCCAACGAGGACTGGTCCGAACGTGGCCCGCGTACGGTGGAAACGGCGTTGGATGCCATGCCGAGTTCCCCCGCGATTGGTTTATCCCCACACGCCCCGTATTCCCTTGACACGAATCCTCTGCTTGATTTGCCAGATCTGGCGCGGCGACGCGGCTTGCGTCTTCACATTCATCTGGGTGAGTCCCATTCCGAGGCCGAATGGTCGGAATCGCGCACAGCGACCTTGGCGGACCTGTGGCGCAGCGGGGATTCTCCGTCGTTCACGGCGATGCGTGCCCGCGGTGGCGGTTTCTCGGCGACGCAATTTGTTGATCAGCTGGGGGTTTTAGGGCCTGACTGCCATGTCGCTCACGGCGTCTATATGACCGCGGACGATCGGCGCCGCCTGCGGGCGCGTGCAACGGCGGTGGCGTTGTGTCCACGTTCCAACCGGGTGATTGGTCTGGATTCTCCCCCGGTTGCCGCCTACCTTACGGAAGGCAACCTCATCGCCGTGGGCACGGATTCCCTGTCGTCATCGCCATCCCTCGATGTGCTCGAAGATGTTCGGACTCTTTTTGACCTCGCACGCAATCAGGGATACCGCTCCTCAGACCTGGGTCGTCGACTCCTCCAAGCAGCAACGCTCGGCGGGGCAACAGCAATGGGCCTGTCCACGGGTCCCGATCGGGTGGGTCAACTTCAGGCGGGTGCCATCGCCGATATGACGGTCATTGACGTTCCCGTGTCCGACATCGTCGGCACCATTGACGACGTTGCTCGCCACGGGGCAGGACGTCAAGTTGAGACCGTCATCTCCGGTGAGGTCCGTTGGTCGTCCTCGTCGGGGGACGCATCATCGGTCGCCCCTGAGACGCACCCAACCTGTGATGACTGA
- a CDS encoding cupin domain-containing protein, protein MSHVSTLVNSLKLESHPEGGWFRRTWTAPERLVTPRGERATASAILFLLDEDMEAAWHVVHSDELWLWHGPGDLEVHLGGSGDAPSDSPQIVTLSAQPLMNEDDAGQSGANPPVTRGVVGTTDVRNPVQILVKAGTWQRTFARGSHALATCVVSPEFTYDDWKLAQ, encoded by the coding sequence ATGAGTCACGTCTCCACCCTCGTTAATTCCTTAAAACTTGAATCACATCCCGAGGGAGGGTGGTTCCGCCGCACGTGGACGGCTCCCGAGCGCCTGGTGACGCCCAGAGGTGAGCGAGCAACCGCATCAGCGATCCTCTTTCTCCTTGATGAGGACATGGAAGCCGCCTGGCACGTTGTTCACTCCGACGAGCTGTGGCTGTGGCACGGGCCGGGTGACCTCGAAGTTCACCTGGGTGGTTCAGGCGATGCTCCGTCCGATTCCCCGCAGATCGTCACCCTCTCAGCTCAGCCCCTCATGAACGAGGACGACGCCGGACAATCAGGCGCGAATCCACCTGTGACCAGGGGCGTTGTCGGGACCACAGATGTACGTAATCCGGTGCAGATTCTTGTGAAGGCGGGCACATGGCAGCGGACTTTCGCGCGGGGCTCACACGCGCTGGCAACGTGCGTTGTCTCACCCGAATTCACATACGACGACTGGAAACTGGCACAGTAG
- the thiO gene encoding glycine oxidase ThiO, producing the protein MKIAIAGAGIIGLSTALTLADRGHSVTVFDPEPMSGASHHAGGMLAPYAEVVYQQDALFPLMRESRRLYPELLRLVTAHTDRPTGYREEGTLVIAADRADAQHLRDLTEYQSARGMRIDPLAVSEARKREPALSARLSGAVSIVEDTQLFPRQFLRALLDAATNLGVTLVKERVTAIDGNTLTTSQRSVEADEIINATGLEAHTLGHWTNHLRPVYGDIVRVRVPDHLYPLVTHVVRGFVEDRPVYIIPREDRTIAIGATTREDGRPEPSVGGMYQLIQDAIRVIPGIEECDFIELTAGARPGTPDDLPYIGRVADHQIVCSGFFRHGILLAALASRVTADIAEHKDCHIDLSACDPMRG; encoded by the coding sequence ATGAAAATTGCCATCGCCGGAGCCGGAATCATTGGTCTGTCCACGGCGTTGACCCTGGCCGACCGAGGCCACAGCGTCACTGTCTTCGACCCGGAACCCATGAGCGGTGCCAGCCACCACGCCGGCGGAATGCTCGCACCCTACGCCGAGGTCGTCTACCAACAGGACGCCCTATTTCCGCTGATGCGTGAGTCCCGCCGTCTCTATCCCGAGCTTCTTCGTCTTGTCACCGCGCACACCGACCGTCCCACCGGATATCGCGAAGAAGGAACCCTCGTCATCGCTGCCGACAGGGCCGATGCCCAGCACCTGCGCGATCTCACCGAATACCAGTCGGCACGCGGGATGAGGATCGACCCCCTTGCGGTATCTGAAGCCCGGAAACGTGAGCCTGCGCTCTCTGCGCGCCTCTCCGGCGCAGTATCCATTGTCGAGGACACGCAACTTTTTCCCCGGCAATTCCTCCGCGCACTGCTCGACGCTGCAACAAACCTCGGAGTCACGCTGGTCAAGGAGCGGGTCACAGCGATTGACGGCAATACGCTGACAACTTCCCAACGCAGCGTGGAAGCCGACGAGATCATTAACGCAACCGGCCTCGAAGCACACACCTTGGGGCATTGGACGAATCACCTGCGTCCCGTGTACGGAGACATTGTTCGAGTGCGCGTCCCAGATCACCTGTATCCCCTGGTGACTCACGTTGTCCGAGGATTCGTTGAAGACCGCCCCGTGTACATCATTCCCCGCGAGGACCGCACCATCGCTATCGGAGCAACAACGCGCGAGGACGGACGACCCGAGCCCAGCGTTGGCGGCATGTACCAGCTCATTCAAGACGCGATCCGAGTGATCCCCGGGATTGAAGAATGTGACTTCATTGAGCTGACGGCGGGGGCGCGGCCCGGAACTCCCGACGACCTGCCCTACATCGGACGCGTCGCCGATCACCAGATCGTGTGTTCCGGGTTCTTCCGGCACGGCATCCTCCTGGCCGCCCTCGCCT
- a CDS encoding Cof-type HAD-IIB family hydrolase: MTLNATPTPKSQLPIGADIRLVAIDMDGTLLNDAKEFPEGLWELLDQLDERGIVFAPSSGRQAWTLLDMFPGREDMTVIGENGAIVMKNGEEISSSPVDHDTLHAAIDMVRAAVAGGVDGGIVLCGKQSAYVERIDDRFVDDVLPYYHRTQRVEDLHEVLCAMDRGEIDDAIVKTAIMCFDDVERFAEQSLARFADTHQYAVSGHAWADLQIRGVDKGKAVRDLQEALGITRAQTVAFGDFHNDLSMLAEADMAFAMANAHEDIIAACPYVAPSNNEDGVVQTLRLLLGLEEERA, translated from the coding sequence ATGACCCTCAATGCCACTCCCACGCCCAAGTCCCAACTGCCCATCGGCGCAGATATCCGCCTGGTTGCCATCGACATGGACGGAACCCTGCTCAACGATGCGAAAGAATTTCCCGAAGGACTCTGGGAACTCCTCGACCAGCTTGACGAACGCGGCATCGTTTTCGCTCCGTCATCGGGACGTCAAGCCTGGACACTGCTCGACATGTTCCCCGGGCGTGAAGACATGACCGTCATCGGTGAAAACGGCGCGATTGTCATGAAGAACGGCGAGGAAATTTCGTCAAGCCCGGTTGACCACGACACCCTTCACGCCGCTATCGACATGGTGCGCGCGGCCGTGGCCGGTGGAGTGGACGGGGGTATCGTCCTGTGCGGCAAACAATCGGCGTACGTCGAGAGAATCGACGATCGCTTCGTTGATGATGTTCTGCCCTACTATCACCGAACCCAGCGTGTTGAGGACCTCCACGAGGTCCTGTGTGCAATGGACCGCGGTGAGATTGATGACGCGATCGTCAAAACCGCCATCATGTGCTTCGACGATGTTGAACGATTTGCCGAGCAGAGCCTGGCGCGCTTTGCCGACACACATCAGTACGCCGTCTCCGGTCATGCGTGGGCGGACTTGCAGATCCGCGGTGTTGATAAGGGCAAGGCTGTGCGCGACCTGCAAGAAGCACTGGGGATTACTCGTGCTCAGACGGTTGCCTTTGGGGATTTCCACAACGACCTGTCAATGCTTGCCGAGGCCGACATGGCGTTTGCTATGGCGAATGCCCACGAGGACATCATTGCTGCCTGTCCCTACGTTGCCCCGTCGAATAACGAGGACGGTGTCGTTCAGACCCTGCGGCTGCTCCTTGGGCTCGAGGAAGAGCGCGCTTAA
- a CDS encoding NADPH-dependent oxidoreductase: MENDTIRTQMSHRTIRAFTDEPVDSSIVTTLLDVARHTATSSFLQQMTVIRITDPAVREEIYRSSGQPYVGGTRGELFIFVVDLYRNARIREEAGTNTDVLSSTNLFLCGVEDAILAAQNTALAAESLGLGTVFLGSITGDPRRVITALKLPRLTFPLLGLLVGHPDQDPQYKPRLPISVMTAENTYPHVESYADLLADYNSDVTKYYDLRDGGLNLKSFSTLVATAIGTGDAHTCPMLDILHEQGLALH, encoded by the coding sequence GTGGAAAACGACACGATCCGCACCCAGATGAGTCACCGAACAATCCGGGCATTCACCGACGAGCCGGTCGATTCTTCCATTGTCACCACCCTGCTCGACGTCGCCCGTCACACGGCCACGTCCTCGTTCCTCCAACAGATGACGGTCATCCGCATCACCGACCCCGCGGTTCGCGAGGAAATCTACCGCTCATCCGGACAGCCCTACGTCGGCGGCACCCGCGGTGAACTCTTCATTTTCGTTGTCGACCTCTACCGCAACGCCCGCATCCGCGAAGAAGCCGGCACAAACACCGACGTTCTGTCATCAACAAACCTTTTCCTCTGCGGTGTTGAAGACGCGATCCTCGCTGCTCAAAACACCGCCCTCGCCGCCGAATCTCTGGGCCTGGGCACCGTATTCCTCGGATCAATCACCGGAGATCCCCGCCGCGTCATCACCGCGCTCAAACTCCCCCGGCTGACTTTCCCGCTGCTTGGCCTGCTCGTTGGTCATCCAGATCAGGACCCTCAATACAAGCCACGCCTGCCGATTTCGGTGATGACCGCCGAAAATACTTATCCGCACGTCGAGTCATACGCGGACCTGCTTGCCGACTACAACAGTGACGTCACGAAGTATTACGACCTGCGCGATGGGGGACTCAACCTCAAGTCCTTCTCAACCCTCGTCGCCACAGCAATCGGTACAGGAGACGCCCACACGTGTCCAATGCTTGACATCCTCCACGAGCAGGGCCTGGCGCTGCACTGA
- a CDS encoding thiamine phosphate synthase, producing the protein MTRPQPDLRAYFVTGADDPFRLAQRARAAALGGAGIIQLRSKPITPRQLFDLGLVVSRALDGTRAALVIDDAVDVALALRQRGARVDGVHVGQDDLPVEHVRALLGPDAIVGLTTGTRDLVERANNVAEYIDYIGCGPFRPTPTKNSGRTPIGLDGYAELVALSRVPVVAIGDIHLDDVQALASTGVAGVAIVRGFMNSEDPTQYARTIITNFEKAGQS; encoded by the coding sequence ATGACTCGGCCCCAACCTGATCTGCGCGCCTACTTCGTTACCGGTGCCGACGACCCATTCCGGCTCGCTCAACGGGCCCGGGCCGCTGCACTCGGCGGAGCAGGAATCATTCAACTGCGATCTAAACCAATCACTCCCCGACAGCTTTTCGACCTGGGGCTTGTCGTGTCGCGTGCACTCGACGGAACACGCGCCGCCCTGGTCATCGATGATGCCGTTGACGTTGCACTGGCCCTTCGACAGCGCGGAGCACGGGTCGACGGTGTTCATGTTGGCCAAGATGATCTTCCGGTCGAACACGTTCGAGCTCTGCTCGGCCCCGACGCCATTGTTGGATTGACAACGGGTACCCGCGATCTCGTTGAACGTGCAAACAACGTTGCTGAATACATTGACTACATCGGTTGTGGCCCTTTCAGGCCCACCCCAACAAAGAATTCGGGACGCACACCCATCGGCCTTGACGGTTACGCCGAGCTTGTCGCGCTTTCGCGCGTTCCCGTTGTTGCGATCGGTGACATCCACCTTGACGACGTTCAGGCCCTTGCTTCCACCGGCGTTGCAGGAGTCGCCATTGTCCGAGGATTCATGAATTCCGAGGATCCCACACAGTACGCGCGCACGATCATCACGAACTTCGAGAAAGCAGGACAGTCATGA
- a CDS encoding amino acid ABC transporter ATP-binding protein, producing the protein MTTTPPGTPATPAPGGTTPAASVSPAADAAAVPVLSAQRVVKRFGDNVVLRGLDLDVAAHEVVVLLGASGSGKSTLLRCANLLERVDDGQIFLSGQDITDPDVDTDAIRARIGVVFQHYNLFPHMSVLDNVTLAARKVHGWNNDRATKRGMELLARIGLDAKAKEFPDRLSGGQQQRVAIVRALATNPELLLLDEITSALDPVLVGEVLDLVGEIKAQGSTILMATHEIGFARQAADRVVFLEHGRIVEQGPPSQVIDDPREAATRDFLARILH; encoded by the coding sequence ATGACCACAACTCCACCCGGCACCCCCGCCACCCCCGCGCCTGGCGGCACAACGCCCGCCGCTTCTGTTTCTCCGGCGGCTGATGCCGCCGCCGTGCCCGTGCTCAGCGCCCAGCGGGTCGTCAAACGTTTCGGAGACAACGTCGTCCTGCGCGGCCTCGACCTTGACGTTGCTGCTCACGAGGTCGTTGTGCTCCTGGGAGCTTCCGGCTCTGGCAAGTCAACTCTCCTGCGCTGCGCAAATCTCCTTGAACGCGTTGATGACGGGCAGATCTTCCTTTCTGGCCAGGACATCACCGATCCCGACGTCGACACGGATGCGATCCGTGCACGCATCGGAGTCGTGTTCCAGCATTACAACCTGTTCCCCCATATGTCCGTCCTCGACAATGTCACCCTTGCCGCGCGAAAGGTCCACGGCTGGAACAACGACCGTGCCACGAAGCGCGGAATGGAGCTTCTTGCCCGCATTGGACTCGACGCGAAAGCGAAGGAATTCCCCGATCGTCTCTCGGGTGGTCAGCAGCAGCGCGTCGCGATTGTCCGTGCGCTCGCAACGAACCCCGAGTTGCTTCTCCTTGACGAGATCACGTCGGCACTGGACCCGGTGCTCGTTGGCGAAGTCCTTGATCTGGTTGGCGAAATCAAAGCTCAGGGGTCAACGATCCTCATGGCGACGCACGAGATTGGCTTTGCTCGTCAGGCAGCCGATCGCGTTGTTTTCCTTGAGCACGGACGTATTGTCGAGCAGGGCCCGCCCTCGCAAGTCATTGACGATCCACGCGAAGCCGCAACCCGCGATTTCCTCGCGCGGATCCTCCACTAG
- a CDS encoding adenosylhomocysteinase: MTVRDALARAQVILRRFAATSNLLIPGRHFLLRHAPISGLAHGSAEQLSRLVSALEDILTGFGAHVTVIDEDEAASPNLSLPVHVVINLGFPSNVHPGALVNVDAVTVDAPLSGQIVVWAPDGSRLLDPHDPALTDDPHAAVEYARGRIEWARQRMPVTEAAVAKLAESGILKGRRIGLALVLEPKTASLALMLDQAGARVSVFGHADETRDDIAHVLSEQGVAVFAESGERGNPRERQLARQFLTQGLEVLLDDGSHLIRLAHDDGPRGEVPGALDHLIGAAEETTSGLRPLRSFPLRIPVIASNDARSKTLFDNAYATGQSCLTTILDLVDPTLQGYPLWTQRVVVVGYGDVGQGFARFCRAMGARVRVVEVDPVRQLQAQMDGFESSPQLVGHVGDADMVVSATGEASTIPVSVLEQLRLGTVVAVAGGVDNEVELAAARAQGWTQEASSFRSVSILGAPPAVSAQMNEDERVTHVRDVNDEFSRGIVVLDNGSCINCTAGEGNPIEVMDMSFGVQVAALRRILEGGADLSAGLHPLPEQDDRGVAEHALEALGVTR, from the coding sequence ATGACCGTCCGTGATGCTCTTGCCCGTGCCCAGGTGATCCTTCGTCGTTTCGCGGCGACCTCGAATCTGCTGATCCCGGGTCGTCATTTCCTCCTACGTCACGCCCCCATATCCGGCCTGGCACACGGGTCCGCCGAGCAGCTGTCTCGCCTTGTGTCCGCCCTAGAGGATATTCTCACCGGCTTCGGCGCTCACGTCACCGTCATTGACGAGGACGAGGCCGCCTCCCCGAACCTCTCCCTTCCCGTGCACGTCGTCATCAATCTCGGATTTCCGTCGAATGTTCATCCCGGCGCTCTGGTGAATGTTGACGCGGTGACCGTGGACGCTCCGCTGTCGGGTCAGATCGTGGTGTGGGCCCCCGATGGTTCACGTCTCCTCGATCCTCATGATCCGGCGCTCACAGACGATCCACATGCCGCCGTGGAGTATGCGCGCGGGCGCATCGAGTGGGCACGCCAACGCATGCCCGTCACCGAGGCAGCGGTTGCCAAGCTCGCCGAATCAGGCATCCTCAAGGGCCGCCGGATCGGCTTGGCTCTGGTCCTTGAACCAAAGACCGCGTCGCTGGCACTCATGCTTGATCAGGCGGGCGCACGCGTGTCCGTTTTTGGTCATGCCGATGAGACACGCGACGACATTGCTCATGTCTTGAGCGAGCAGGGCGTCGCCGTGTTCGCCGAGTCAGGTGAGCGCGGCAATCCTCGCGAACGTCAACTGGCCCGCCAATTCCTTACCCAGGGTTTAGAGGTTCTTCTCGACGATGGTTCTCACCTGATCCGCCTGGCTCACGATGATGGTCCACGCGGCGAGGTACCGGGAGCGCTGGACCACCTCATTGGTGCCGCGGAAGAAACAACGTCGGGGCTGCGTCCCCTGCGTTCATTCCCTTTGCGTATCCCGGTCATTGCGTCGAATGACGCCCGGTCTAAAACTCTTTTCGATAATGCGTACGCAACGGGACAGTCGTGTCTGACAACGATTCTTGATCTTGTGGATCCGACGCTGCAGGGGTATCCGCTGTGGACTCAGCGCGTCGTTGTTGTTGGCTACGGTGATGTTGGTCAGGGTTTTGCGCGTTTTTGCCGGGCAATGGGGGCTCGTGTCCGCGTTGTCGAGGTGGATCCCGTGCGTCAGCTTCAGGCGCAGATGGATGGTTTCGAGTCATCGCCGCAGCTCGTGGGTCATGTGGGAGACGCCGACATGGTGGTGTCGGCAACGGGTGAGGCCTCAACGATTCCCGTGTCTGTCCTTGAGCAGCTTCGCCTGGGAACCGTTGTTGCCGTCGCGGGAGGTGTGGACAACGAGGTTGAGTTGGCTGCCGCGCGTGCGCAGGGGTGGACGCAAGAGGCCTCCTCGTTCCGTTCGGTGTCGATCCTTGGTGCGCCACCAGCCGTGTCTGCCCAAATGAACGAGGACGAGCGCGTTACTCATGTTCGCGATGTCAACGACGAGTTTTCCCGTGGCATTGTTGTCCTCGATAACGGCAGCTGCATTAACTGTACGGCCGGTGAGGGCAATCCCATTGAGGTGATGGACATGAGTTTCGGTGTGCAGGTCGCGGCTCTTCGCCGCATTCTCGAAGGGGGAGCCGACCTGTCAGCGGGGCTTCATCCCTTGCCGGAACAGGACGATCGCGGTGTCGCTGAGCATGCCTTAGAGGCGCTGGGAGTCACCAGGTAG